In Drosophila pseudoobscura strain MV-25-SWS-2005 chromosome 4, UCI_Dpse_MV25, whole genome shotgun sequence, the following proteins share a genomic window:
- the Piezo gene encoding piezo-type mechanosensitive ion channel component isoform X21 has product MAFSYACMVLQRVVVPAVLVLASLMRPVGISFVYLLMFFMSPFVPLATRRNFKGSVTAFFIILLSLSTLVLLGHIALQIVAVSTALPIYNCSFSERLLRHIGFVSFIDLKPLAIIEWLAPEVLVFATSLGSYLTVKRLAVQPITAEQLENGELIEAQSADHAQSTQPPCPTDANGGDVQQATATTPLQQQQQQLRKRVSMISQHIHFEGLIKISPLFCLATLFFAAALRPSVPGGFYFLIFLLAGTYWATCRTLQRGFALLLRCVMVVLVLHSLSIVSYQTPWMQGHLNHTSLTARLIGLEPLIESYCSPDIRVLLYNNTLYLDSYLNPFALFFAYFALALTTKHLIKPRLVRQSTRKGRTAQPLESGSSVAMGGTQRGNEIPLDSLEQRSEQENTTTSILDQISYGFVSVGGFIYQNSYIFTNILMMAWSIVYHSWLTFVLLLWANVLWMIPNQRKAMMRSSPFIVLYAEVLLVAQYIYGMDLNNNELPTKVTTAGINLQQIGFERPIENHMRPCVPLIVKTAFVLMFWVTSRQFFKEKRDRRRDTMADIIAPLQITVGSAGSSYLINDGKKTSKFLKKAGDVIKNLLVRLWIWLLVLVIFLCAITGENMTGFRICYMALFLFFLLVFQSSSKAWVKIMYGFWLFLIFYAMSILILIYTYQFDKFDTYWNDYLNVSKTLQNDIGLKRYQTKDLFLHLVSPTIIVILTVIQVHYFHKRFIASLQQQPAAAGAAGAGGSAQQKPTETTALEAAPSKRRGSAGSLRRSQGPSGEAAPGGATTDFETSVRDLVRISFRKIKNKSEYIFKNFKDVFWRFLELHIMKAVYITAFVCSVSEVCVLHIVFVGFCVLGATSRKAIQVIISRVISFIVTIIVLSKMIYQIEYLSHTQYTVFCSDNRTANNAEWVGLTKAEKMEGGLMSLLRTYIIYMVTVTMHAVITLRQLQMRVKIGAVNAPPTKLLFPNIIRADAEKDLVGLVKYLLNYAFYKFGIEISLIALVSTITYRQDIVAVVYALWLVVLLLLRRSQCAKIWGVFQAFFAISILTQYIVLVGLPPSSCLVYPWDEGAFGESIQRWTMLPGALHFNHVPKLIFDFIVLVILNRQKSIFCIEQRYASNDDYPGGSNRSVISDIAQLGRTPFDNPTHDFCSYIRNYSDILKNGVLCGFYWFTLAVVFLAGTNIADLLALGYLIGAFVFLWQGSDFYLRPINTIISRWKWLLAFNVANILIKTSFQMAGCLFMTPLTTHCCWLVHMLGITCTSNVLKEQLMLTEETDLILAPGECPKITHQVVLLWDTICFAFIIFQLRIFKSHYFCHIITDTKANNILASRGADIIEGLRQNQIAHRHGHEKQVLLKIKRKMERIRATQQKMLRPLDKQTHFDEHGYPLPAPTVRRRKEIKLHPHATRAGDYYMFEEMDDKFELDLIHDEIDFLEEENMTESEMKMQRRKTLYDKSKDAPGADFPSTSKGISKERDEAGTEVPAAPTRDVADLPVIPPPPTSLGREATYKETSESKSKMEVDSGEVTAKDSDEDFDTNPIIRLLEGFLVTLTIRLNRFSRNYRYVNRILAGEKKTLKESSSLNRLGLSSAAAMFHFLKSNLESNESGGEQPASSSTPRRLLAPAIVTPPTATEHTTTSTPLNTNTTTTPLSPQDPPTPPTTSTPVQQNQPQNQPQHSRLSAVDDIIELPVDTVDAAISRKQSINSSPPAKGTMLSRKSDCGLPEIRIKAPSIERGAHYYNHHSAGGGGGGGSGSLSKHWSYEQVDSAGDFNLEEENFAQRDHHIIVEVLISSWYALLANTDLICYIVVFINQVVNASLISLPLPIMVFLWGTLSLPRPTKTFWVTLIAYTQAIVLIKCIFQFKLIWANYHNLPNQPLTAAKIFGVEMKTHYAVYDLMLLLVLFLHRYLLKSQGLWKSGYKDTDQQFAKPTASIDDRDDSDNLSQPDSRQLNDDAAQKLSLQVSQASLPGSPEYSKSGINQLERTKYTSSLHKFFFSLVHKSRLATDVYALMFLCDFINFFVLLFGFTAFGTQQTESDEGVQTYLAENKVPIPFLIMLLVQFLLIVIDRALYLRKALVNKIIFHFFSVIGIHIWMFFVVPAVTERTFNSLAPPIIFYVIKCFYMLLSSYQIKSGYPKRILGNFFTKGFSMVNMIAFKVYMQIPFLYELRTILDWVCIDSTMTIFDWLKMEDIFSNIYLIRCTRQSETDFPAMRAQKKASISKLIMGGTIVLLIVICIWGPLCLFALGNAVGTSNVPFQVSLSIRIGPYDPIYTTNNYDSIFEIDPTMYSQMTNAYIKDKQALTFITGYDATDVAAVKLAGNSPSLWNIAPPDRQRLLNDLRNNHTLKARFSYTLTRKAPAKGLKEIVGDEHAISLDETFEGRAALINMLNETHDLEPTGNDTSTNGTSSFEEVVVLPAMIPKFIKVLNSGDAAVVTVLSPKNEEYRPLVIKMHRDKETNGLWWEIRDFCNDTFYNTTLKEFAYSNCTSGIVMYTFNDKKFPSTFSFLTAGGIIGLYTTFVLLASRFMKSFIGGQNRKIMFEDLPYVDRVLQLCLDIYLVREALEFALEEDLFAKLLFLYRSPETLIKWTRPKEEYVDDDADTDSMSVRRSEQLQQHQQHQQQQ; this is encoded by the exons ATGGCCTTCAGCTATGCGTGCATGGTGCTGCAGCGCGTCGTCGTTCCGGCGGTGCTGGTTCTGG CTTCGCTGATGCGACCGGTGGGCATATCATTTGTGTACCTTCTCATGTTCTTCATGTCACCGTTTGTGCCCCTGGCCACGCGACGCAACTTCAAGGGATCAGTCACCGCCTTCTTCATCATTCTGCTGTCGCTGAGCACTCTAGTCCTGCTGGGGCACATCGCCCTCCAGATAGTGGCCGTCAGCACAGCGCTGCCCATCTACAACTGCTCCTTCAGCGAGCGCCTGCTTAGGCACATAGGCTTCGTGAGCTTCATCGATCTGAA GCCCCTGGCCATCATTGAGTGGCTGGCCCCGGAGGTCCTGGTGTTTGCCACCTCCCTTGGCTCCTACCTCACCGTGAAGCGACTGGCCGTACAGCCCATCACCGCCGAGCAGCTGGAGAACGGCGAGCTGATCGAGGCCCAGTCCGCGGACCACGCTCAGTCGACCcagcccccctgccccacagATGCCAATGGCGGAGATGTGCAACAGGCCACGGCAACGAcgccactgcagcagcagcagcagcagctgcggaaGCGGGTCTCCATGATCAGTCAGCATATCCACTTCGAGGGATTGATCAAGATCT CGCCTCTCTTCTGCCTTGCCACGCTGTTCTTTGCGGCCGCGCTGCGTCCCTCGGTGCCGGGTGGATTCTATTTTCTCATCTTCCTGCTGGCCGGCACTTACTGGGCAACCTGCCGGACGCTGCAACG TGGCTTCGCCTTGCTGTTGCGCTGCGTAATGGTCGTCCTTGTGCTCCACTCGCTGTCCATTGTGTCCTACCAGACGCCCTGGATGCAGGGCCACCTCAATCACACCAGTCTGACGGCGCG TCTGATTGGTCTGGAGCCGCTCATTGAATCCTACTGCTCGCCGGATATACGGGTCCTCCTGTACAATAATACCCTCTACCTGGACTCGTACCTGAACCCGTTTGCCCTGTTCTTTGCCTACTTCGCTTTGGCTCTGACCACCAAGCATCTGATCAAGCCCAGG CTGGTGCGTCAGAGTACTCGGAAGGGGCGCACAGCCCAGCCCCTGGAGAGCGGATCTTCGGTGGCAATGGGCGGCACTCAACGCGGCAATGAAATACCGCTGGATTCGCTGGAGCAGCGATCGGAGCAGGAGAACACGACCACCTCGATACTGGATCAGATATCGTATGGCTTTGTCAGTGTGGGTGGCTTTATCTACCAGAACAGCTATATATTCACCAATATTCTAATGATG GCCTGGTCCATAGTATACCACAGTTGGCTGACGTTCGTCCTCCTGCTGTGGGCCAATGTGCTGTGGATGATCCCCAACCAGCGGAAGGCGATGATGCGGTCCAGTCCGTTCATCGTGCTCTACGCggaggtgctgctggtggcccAGTACATATACGGCATGGACCTGAACAACAACGAGCTTCCCACGAAGGTCACC ACGGCGGGCATCAATCTGCAGCAGATTGGGTTCGAGCGGCCCATCGAGAACCACATGCGTCCATGTGTGCCGCTGATCGTGAAGACAGCCTTCGTCCTGATGTTCTGGGTGACGTCGCGGCAGTTCTTCAAGGAGAAGCGCGACCGCCGAAGGGACACCATGGCGGACATCATTGCTCCGCTGCAGATCACCGTGGGCTCGGCGGGGTCCAGCTACCTCATCAACGACGGCAAGAAGACCTCAAAGTTCCTAAAGAAGGCCGGCGATGTGATCAAAAACCTGCTGGTGCGCCTGTGGATCTggctgctggtgttggtgaTCTTCCTGTGCGCGATAACCGGAGAGAATATGACGGGCTTCCGCATCTGCTACATGGCCCTGTTCCTGTTCTTCTTGCTAGTCTTTCAGTCCTCGTCCAAGGCCTGGGTGAAGATCATGTACGGCTTCTGGCTGTTCCTTATTTTCTACGCCATGTCCATACTGATTCTGATCTACACATATCAATTCGACAAGTTCGATACATACTGGAACGACTATCTTAATGTGTCCAAGACGCT ACAAAACGACATTGGCCTGAAGCGCTACCAAACGAAGGATCTTTTCCTGCACCTTGTCTCGCCCACGATCATTGTGATCCTGACTGTGATCCAAGTGCATTACTTCCACAAGCGCTTCATTGCCtcgctgcaacagcagccagcagctgctggtgctgccggAGCTGGCGGCTCTGCACAGCAGAAACCCACCGAGACAACGGCCCTGGAAGCGGCGCCCTCAAAGCGTCGTGGCAGTGCCGGCTCCCTGCGGCGCTCCCAGGGTCCCTCAGGCGAGGCGGCGCCCGGCGGCGCCACCACTGACTTTGAGACCTCTGTGCGGGATCTGGTGCGGATTTCCTTCCGCAAGATCAAGAACAAGTCAGAGTACATCTTCAAGAACTTCAAGGACGTCTTCTGGCGCTTCCTGGAGCTGCACATCATGAAGGCCGTCTACATCACCGCCTTTGTGTGCAGCGTGAGCGAGGTCTGCGTCCTGCACATTGTCTTTGTGGGCTTCTGTGTGCTGGGTGCCACCTCACGGAAGGCCATCCAAGTGATAATCAGCCGCGTGATATCGTTTATTGTCACCATTATCGTCCTGTCTAAGATGATCTATCAGATTGAGTACCTGAGCCACACCCAATACACCGTCTTCTGC TCCGACAACCGCACGGCCAACAACGCCGAGTGGGTGGGCCTCACGAAGGCTGAGAAGATGGAGGGTGGTTTGATGAGTCTGCTGCGCACGTACATCATCTACATGGTCACTGTGACCATGCACGCCGTGATCACGTTGCGCCAGCTGCAGATGAGAGTGAAGATTGGAGCCGTGAATGCCCCGCCCACCAAGCTGCTGTTCCCCAATATCATCCGCGCCGATGCTGAGAAGGATCTAGTGGGTTTGGTCAAGTACCTCCTGAACTATGCCTTCTACAAGTTTGGCATCGAGATTTCGCTGATTGCCCTGGTCTCCACCATCACGTACCGCCAGGACATTGTGGCCGTGGTCTATGCGCTCTGGCTGGTCGTCCTCTTGCTACTAAGGCGGTCGCAGTGCGCCAAGATCTGGGGAGTTTTCCAGGCCTTCTTTGCCATCTCGATATTGACGCAATATATCGTCTTAGTGGGACTGCCGCCAAGCTCATGTCTGG TTTATCCCTGGGACGAGGGCGCCTTTGGGGAGAGCATCCAGCGCTGGACGATGCTGCCCGGGGCCCTGCACTTCAACCATGTGCCTAAGCTGATCTTCGACTTCATCGTCCTGGTCATCCTGAACCGTCAGAAGAGCATCTTCTGCATCGAGCAGCGCTATGCCAGCAACGACGACTATCCCGGAGGCAGCAATCGCAGCGTCATCTCGGACATTGCCCAGCTGGGGAGGACGCCCTTCGACAATCCCACCCACGACTTCTGCTCGTACATTCGCAACTACTCGGACATCCTGAAGAACGGGGTGCTGTGCGGCTTCTACTGGTTCACCCTGGCCGTGGTGTTCTTGGCCGGGACCAACATTGCTGATCTGCTGGCCCTGGGCTACCTCATTGGGGCGTTCGTCTTCCTCTGGCAGGGCTCCGACTTCTATCTGCGGCCGATCAACACCATCATCAGTCGCTGGAAGTGGCTGCTGGCCTTCAACGTGGCCAACATCCTCATCAAGACGAGCTTCCAAATGGCCGGCTGCTTGTTCATGACGCCCCTGACCAcccactgctgctggctggtgcACATGCTAGGCATCACCTGCACGAGCAACGTGCTCAAGGAGCAACTGATGCTGACCGAAGAGACGGACCTTATATTGGCGCCCGGTGAATGCCCCAAGATCACGCATCAGGTGGTCCTGCTGTGGGACACGATCTGCTTTGCTTTCATCATCTTCCAGCTGCGCATCTTTAAGTCTCACTACTTCTGCCACATCATCACGGACACGAAGGCCAACAATATTCTGGCCTCCAG AGGAGCTGATATCATTGAGGGATTGCGCCAGAACCAGATTGCCCATCGCCACGGCCATGAGAAGCAGGTCCTGCTCAAGATCAAGCGGAAGATGGAGCGGATTCGGGCCACGCAGCAGAAGATGCTGCGACCCCTGGACAAGCAGACACATTTTGATG AACATGGTTATCCACTTCCTGCACCAACAGTACGCAGAAGGAAGGAAATCAAATTACATCCACATG CTACCCGGGCTGGCGACTACTACATGTTCGAGGAGATGGATGACAAGTTCGAGCTGGACCTGATACACGACGAGATTGACTTTCTGGAGGAGGAGAACATGACCGAGAGCGAGATGAAGATGCAGCGCCGCAAGACCCTCTATGAT AAATCCAAGGATGCTCCCGGTGCCGACTTTCCCTCCACCAGCAAGGGCATATCGAAGGAGCGGGATGAAGCAGGCACGGAAGTTCCAGCGGCTCCCACCCGCGATGTGGCTGATCTACCAGTGATTCCACCGCCCCCGACCAGCTTGGGACGTGAGGCCACCTACAAGGAGACTTCGGAAAGCAAATCTAAGATGGAAGTCGACAGCGGCGAGGTAACGGCCAAGGACTCAGATGAGGACTTCGACACGAATCCCATCATCAGGCTGCTCGAGGGCTTCTTGGTCACCCTGACCATAAGACTGAACCGCTTCTCGCGCAACTACCGCTACGTCAATCGCATCTTGGCTGGCGAGAAGAAGACTCTGAAG GAATCGAGCTCCCTGAATCGTCTGGGCCTGTCGAGTGCTGCTGCCATGTTCCACTTCCTCAAGTCCAACCTCGAGAG CAATGAGAGTGGTGGCGAGCAGCCCGCCTCATCGTCCACGCCGCGGCGGCTCCTGGCCCCGGCAATCGTTACTCCACCAACTGCAACAGAACACACAACCACAAGCACCCCACTAAACACGAATACAACAACCACACCGCTATCACCACAAGATCCACCGACACCACCAACAACCAGTACACCAGTACAACAGAATCAGCCACAGAATCAGCCTCAGCACAGTCGACTCAGTGCTGTGGACGACATCATCGAACTGCCCGTAGATACCGTTGATGCAGCCATTTCTAG AAAACAATCGATCAATTCATCGCCGCCAGCCAAGGG CACGATGCTCAGTCGCAAATCGGACTGTGGCCTGCCCGAGATCCGCATTAAAGCGCCTTCCATCGAGCGCGGCGCACACTATTATAATCACCATAGtgccggcggtggcggtggcggtggctcgGGATCGCTGAGCAAGCACTGGTCCTACGAGCAGGTGGACAG CGCCGGAGACTTCAACTTGGAGGAGGAGAACTTTGCCCAGCGGGATCATCACATTATAGTGGAGGTGCTGATCTCCTCGTGGTATGCCTTGCTTGCCAACACAGATCTGATTTGCTACATAGTAGTGTTCATCAATCAG GTCGTCAATGCCAGTCTCATCTCGTTGCCGCTGCCCATAATGGTCTTTCTCTGGGGCACCCTGTCACTGCCGCGTCCAACGAAAACCTTCTGGGTCACCCTAATTGCCTACACCCAGGCCATCGTTCTGATCAAGTGTATCTTCCAGTTCAAGCTTATCTGGGCGAACTATCACAACCTGCCCAACCAGCCCTTGACGGCCGCCAAGATCTTTGGTGTGGAGATGAAGACCCACTATGCAGTATACGACTTGATGCTGTTGCTAGTGCTCTTCTTGCACCGCTATCTGCTCAAGTCGCAAGGTCTGTGGAAGTCAGGCTACAAGGACACAGATCAGCAGTTTGCCAAACCCACCGCCAGCAT CGATGACCGAGATGACAGCGACAACCTATCTCAACCCGACTCTCGCCAGCTAAACGATGATGCGGCCCAGAAGTTGAGCCTGCAAGTGAGCCAGGCATCGTTGCCGGGCTCCCCGGAGTACAGCAAGTCGGGCATCAATCAGCTAGA ACGAACCAAGTACACCTCCTCGCTGCACAAGTTCTTCTTTAGTCTGGTGCATAAATCCCGACTGGCCACAGACGTGTATGCCCTGATGTTCCTGTGCGATTTTATAAACTTTTTTGTGCTGCTCTTTGGCTTCACAGCATTTGGA ACCCAGCAAACAGAAAGCGATGAAGGCGTGCAAACATATCTGGCGGAGAATAAAGTGCCCATACCTTTCCTAATCATGCTGCTGGTCCAGTTCTTGCTCATTGTCATCGATCGGGCGCTGTATCTGCGCAAGGCCCTGGTGAACAagataattttccatttcttcTCGGTGATCGGCATACATATCTGGATGTTCTTCGTGGTGCCGGCGGTGACGGAGCGTACCTTCAACTCGCTGGCGCCACCGATCATCTTCTATGTGATCAAGTGCTTTTACATGCTGCTGAGCTCCTATCAAATCAAGTCGGGCTATCCCAAGCGCATTCTCGGCAACTTTTTCACCAAGGGCTTCTCGATGGTCAACATGATCGCATTTAAGGTATACATGCAGATCCCGTTCCTGTACGAGCTGCGCACCATCCTCGACTGGGTCTGCATCGACAGCACCATGACCATCTTCGACTGGCTCAAGATGGAGGATATCTTCTCTAACATATATCTCATACGATGCACCAGGCAGTCGGAAACCGACTTCCCAGCCATGCGCGCCCAGAAAAAGGCTTCCATCTCGAAGCTGATTATGGGCGGCACTATTGTCCTGCTGATTGTCATATGCATCTGGGGTCCGTTATGTCTGTTTGCCTTAGGCAATGCTGTGGGCACCTCCAATGTGCCCTTCCAGGTGTCGCTCTCCATCCGAATTGGACCCTACGACCCCATTTATACCACCAACAACTACGATAGCATTTTCGAAATTGATCCCACGATGTACTCGCAAATGACTAATGCTTATATCAAGGATAAACAGGCTCTGACCTTTATCACTGGCTACGATGCCACGGATGTAGCGGCGGTCAAGCTGGCTGGGAACTCGCCCTCCCTGTGGAATATAGCACCGCCAGATAGGCAGCGTTTGCTGAATGATTTGAGAAATA ATCATACGTTAAAGGCCCGCTTCTCCTACACCCTTACACGGAAGGCTCCGGCCAAGGGTCTGAAAGAAATTGTGGGCGATGAGCATGCCATCTCCCTCGACGAGACATTTGAAGGACGTGCAGCTCTCATCAATATGCTTAACGAAACCCACGACTTAGAGCCAACGGGTAATGACACCAGTACCAATGGAACCTCTAGCTTTGAAGAAGTAGTAGTGCTGCCTGCCATGATACCAAAATTCATCAAGGTGCTCAACTCGGGCGATGCCGCTGTGGTCACTGTGCTGAGTCCCAAGAACGAGGAATACCGTCCTCTGGTCATCAAAATGCATCGAGACAAGGAGACAAACGGTCTGTGGTGGGAAATACGAGACTTCTGCAATGACACCTTCTACAATACCACTCTGAAGGAGTTTGCCTACAGCAACTGCACTTCCGGTATTGTGATGTATACCTTCAACGACAAGAAGTTCCCATCGACATTCAGCTTCCTCACAGCTGGCGG CATAATTGGGCTGTACACCACATTCGTGTTATTGGCCTCGCGCTTCATGAAGTCCTTCATTGGGGGACAAAATCGAAAGATTATGTTCGAGGATCTACCCTATGTAGATAGGGTATTGCAGCTGTGTCTGGATATATACCTG GTACGCGAGGCCTTGGAATTCGCCTTGGAGGAAGATCTGTTTGCCAAATTACTCTTCCTGTACCGTTCGCCCGAGACGCTCATCAAGTGGACCCGTCCCAAGGAGGAGTACGTGGACGATGATGCCGACACCGACTCAATGAGCGTGCGGCGTTcagagcagctgcagcagcaccaacaacaccagcagcaacaataa